Proteins encoded by one window of Candidatus Sumerlaea chitinivorans:
- a CDS encoding Putative dihydropyrimidine dehydrogenase [NADP+], similar to dihydroorotate dehydrogenase, whose product MDLSTTYLGLKLKHPFMPGASPLVDDLGMVKQLEDAGASAIVMHSLFEEQILRESLATTEAIEGTAESFAEALSYFPKPDEFRLGPEAYLEQIRKIKECVSVPVIASLNGSTPSGWMEYAKLIQQAGADALELNVYILATNPWETGEAIERRLLDIAHGVKKAVTIPVSVKLSVFYSSIANVARRLDEVPVDGLVLFNRFYQPDIDIENLEVTSTLQLSDSSELLLRLRWLAILYGNVNASLAVSGGVHTPHDAIKALMAGASAVQVVSALLKNGPSYLTQLITGVKAWLEEHEYESLNQMIGSMSLQKCGNPAAFERANYMRILQSYRI is encoded by the coding sequence ATGGACCTTTCGACAACCTACCTCGGACTAAAACTGAAACACCCGTTCATGCCGGGCGCTTCCCCTCTGGTGGATGACCTTGGGATGGTCAAGCAACTGGAGGATGCAGGAGCCTCCGCAATCGTCATGCACTCGCTCTTTGAGGAGCAAATCTTGCGCGAATCCTTGGCAACCACGGAAGCCATCGAGGGAACTGCAGAGTCCTTCGCCGAGGCTTTGAGCTACTTCCCAAAGCCAGATGAGTTCCGGCTGGGGCCTGAAGCCTACCTCGAGCAGATCCGCAAGATCAAAGAGTGCGTGAGCGTGCCGGTCATTGCTTCACTCAACGGTTCCACCCCCAGTGGCTGGATGGAGTATGCAAAACTCATCCAACAGGCAGGGGCGGATGCCCTCGAGCTCAACGTCTACATTCTGGCCACAAACCCTTGGGAGACAGGCGAAGCGATCGAACGCCGCCTGCTCGATATCGCCCATGGCGTCAAGAAGGCCGTCACCATTCCCGTATCGGTCAAGTTGTCAGTCTTCTACTCGTCCATCGCCAACGTGGCAAGAAGACTCGACGAAGTGCCGGTGGACGGCTTGGTGCTCTTTAATCGCTTCTACCAGCCCGACATTGATATCGAGAATCTCGAGGTCACTTCGACGCTTCAACTTAGCGACTCAAGCGAGCTCCTCCTGCGTCTGCGCTGGTTGGCGATTCTTTATGGAAATGTGAACGCAAGCCTTGCGGTCTCAGGCGGCGTGCACACTCCTCATGACGCAATCAAAGCACTCATGGCGGGAGCGAGCGCAGTACAGGTAGTCTCGGCTCTGCTCAAGAACGGACCGTCCTACCTGACCCAACTTATTACAGGGGTAAAAGCTTGGCTTGAAGAACACGAGTACGAATCCTTGAATCAAATGATCGGCTCGATGAGTCTCCAAAAGTGCGGGAATCCCGCCGCATTCGAGCGGGCAAACTACATGCGAATTCTGCAGAGCTACCGCATCTGA